The following coding sequences lie in one Apium graveolens cultivar Ventura chromosome 3, ASM990537v1, whole genome shotgun sequence genomic window:
- the LOC141713446 gene encoding putative E3 ubiquitin-protein ligase LIN-1 isoform X1 — MAGNYRFAMDQNDIVRFLLTTVGSFIQDRLIDKEQRDQQKEQCAERLEAEDEKTEVRYSDQAVLANLDWGMDALEEAINTENVETKLARLDHAEKMLQVCAMLNSSQKTAGVPNFYLSAWAHLNLSYLWKLRNDVQNAVHHVLEMFCVDPLFSRIDFAPDLWKNLFLPHMSSIVGWYSEERQKIVMDAIPDSADMSFTADFDQYFNESLIFSVRPDQAEKMQNLEQVYGQALDDNTKLYAKYYKDCMNFDSATSKKLMPMMPIAEPPMTPMHEVSRSIPDHVKFGPALPKTAGFNQATKAKDSSINLRLKSASNSSRDLEDSANWDPEEGIPEEEEYESDNEPYVFVGSVDKGNNFSSNIGMEVNPKIGSKSSSQKHSPAVFTPADSPKAPTSRNSSPKADSHSKDSSSMLRLLSTRAMDGKVFASGSCSPLHQDTSSGDSDNGTPEHPKSVRTNHSRSVSYGKVNTQLLEKSFSNDCEEGSQSYISLPSSEKMTPHSRVPKDFVCPITGQIFYDPVTLETGQTYERKAIQEWTKRGNVTCPITRQHISANPLPKTNYVLKRLITSWKEQHPDLAQELSYSETPRSSFSAPPKDTPSVTTPSRTITLRDQRSRDDSNNHKPRRFMRVATSNSPTSVISQAAVETIINGLNPYISCLCNSENLKECEASVLKVARTWKDTKGDSGLHAYLSNPAIVNGFVDILSASLNREVLRTSIYVLSELIFSDDRVGEILTADSDFEILASLLINGLAEAAVLMYLLKPAISQLSPYNFLPSLIQIISNKTEDSNDLDLVVDPKDAAIALLEQVILGEDENNRISKAMDIISENGIPALLNCLNREDGRHSIVFILLQCINADRNCRNLIASRIELSPVLELFHAGDDNVRGICIEFLTELVQLSRTEYACFSRRTLSNQILQIIKDEGAFSTMHTLLVYLQMAPMEQQSSIAILLLQLDLLVEPRKMSIYREEAIEALIEALRKKDFPNSQITALDALSSLLGRLTMSGKSCTEVWLLKSAGYDKPYNALMKAEKQKFYDVELTETMEEEEKAAISWERRVAFVLCNHEKGMIFKALEECLKSNSIEIAKSCLVIATWLVHMLYSLPDTGVRDAARKCLLDQFINVLQSSKNLEEKILVTLALSAFTNDPGAAGELGVYAKCMYKTLRKLKRNSVVVNDILKTLMNLPSVNAADMWSCAEGPELNSSMNGEVLALLHVKGRVISSHSDGTIKVWDATKRVPRLIQEVREHTKAVTCLYIPSPGDKLYSGSLDKTIRVWAIKQEEIHCVQVHDVKEAVLELVANNSIACFAPQGTGVKIYNWSGVPKHINFNKTVKCLAMMGDKLYCGCTAFSIQEVDLQKHTSTVFYSGARKLLGKQIVQSLHVHDSLLFAGGSSVDGIAGKVFSLSTKAVTGSLTTGLDIQCITVNNDFIFTATRFGTIEVWLKERVTRVASIKMGSGGNAKITCLTSDRDGQMLFAGSSDGKIQAWVLD, encoded by the exons ATGGCGGGAAACTATAGGTTTGCTATGGATCAGAATGATATTGTTAGATTCTTGCTCACCACAGTCGGAAGTTTTATCCAAGATCGGTTAATTGATAAAGAACAAAGAGACCAACAAAAGGAACAATGTGCTGAGAGATTAGAAGCCGAAGATGAAAAAACGGAAGTGCGGTACTCTGATCAAGCCGTGCTAGCTAATTTGGATTGGGGAATGGATGCCCTTGAAGAAGCTATAAATACTGAGAATGTGGAAACTAAGCTAGCACGACTAGACCATGCTGAGAAGATGTTGCAAGTATGTGCTATGTTGAATTCTAGTCAGAAAACTGCAGGTGTTCCTAATTTTTATTTGTCTGCCTGGGCACATCTTAACCTATCATACCTCTGGAAATTGCGAAATGATGTCCAAAATGCagttcatcatgttcttgagATGTTCTGTGTTGACCCTTTATTCTCTCGAATTGATTTTGCTCCTGATCTGTGGAAGAATTTATTCCTTCCACATATGAGCTCAATTGTCGGATGGTACTCAGAGGAGAGACAAAAGATTGTGATGGATGCAATTCCTGATTCAGCAGACATGTCTTTCACTGCTGATTTTGATCAATACTTCAATGAGTCTTTGATATTTTCAGTGAGGCCAGATCAAGCAGAGAAAATGCAGAATCTGGAGCAGGTTTATGGGCAAGCATTGGATGATAACACAAAGCTATATGCAAAATACTACAAGGACTGCATGAACTTTGATTCAGCCACTAGCAAAAAGTTGATGCCAATGATGCCTATTGCAGAGCCACCAATGACTCCGATGCATGAGGTGAGCCGGTCCATACCCGATCATGTGAAATTTGGTCCTGCCTTACCTAAGACTGCTGGCTTTAATCAAGCAACAAAGGCTAAAGATAGCTCAATAAATTTGAG ATTGAAATCGGCTTCTAACTCGTCAAGGGACCTAGAGGATTCTGCAAATTGGGATCCTGAA GAGGGAATACCTGAAGAAGAAGAATACGAATCCGACAATGAACCTTATGTATTTGTGGGGTCTGTAGATAAAGGTAACAATTTTTCGTCTAATATTGGCATGGAAGTAAATCCTAAAATTGGCTCCAAGTCGAGTAGTCAAAAACATTCTCCCGCTGTATTTACTCCTGCGGATTCCCCTAAAGCTCCTACCTCAAGGAACTCATCTCCAAAAGCTGATTCACATTCTAAGGATTCCTCATCCATGTTGCGGCTGTTGTCCACCCGTGCAATGGATGGCAAGGTTTTTGCATCTGGATCTTGTTCGCCACTTCATCAGGACACTAGCTCAGGAGATTCTGACAATGGAACGCCA GAACACCCGAAAAGCGTCAGGACAAACCACTCCAGGAGTGTTAGTTATGGGAAAGTGAACACCCAACTCCTAGAGAAAAG TTTCTCTAATGATTGCGAAGAAGGAAGTCAAAGCTACATTTCTCTCCCATCTTCTGAAAAAATGACTCCACATTCAAGAGTACCTAAAGATTTTGTGTGCCCCATCACTGGTCAAATTTTTTATGATCCGGTAACACTTGAAACAGGCCAGACATATGAAAGGAAAGCCATCCAAGAATGGACCAAAAGAGGAAACGTTACATGCCCCATCACTAGACAGCACATCTCTGCTAATCCATTGCCCAAAACGAACTATGTCCTAAAGAGGCTAATCACTTCTTGGAAAGAGCAGCATCCTGATCTTGCTCAGGAATTGTCATATTCTGAAACACCAAGAAGTTCTTTTAGTGCTCCTCCAAAAGACACTCCGTCGGTAACTACCCCATCCAGGACAATCACCCTACGCGATCAAAGGAGTAGAGATGATAGTAACAACCATAAACCAAGAAGATTCATGCGAGTTGCTACCTCAAACTCACCGACCAGTGTGATATCTCAAGCTGCTGTTGAAACCATTATAAATGGGTTGAATCCATATATTTCGTGTCTCTGCAATTCTGAAAATTTAAAGGAATGTGAGGCATCTGTTCTTAAAGTAGCTCGAACGTGGAAAGACACGAAGGGTGACTCTGGACTGCATGCTTATTTATCCAATCCAGCCATAGTTAATGGTTTTGTAGATATATTATCAGCTTCTTTGAACAGGGAAGTTTTACGAACATCAATTTACGTTCTTTCTGAGCTAATATTTTCCGATGATAGGGTCGGGGAGATTCTTACGGCAGATTCAGATTTTGAAATCCTAGCATCACTGCTTATAAATGGTTTGGCTGAGGCTGCTGTTCTAATGTACTTGCTAAAACCAGCAATCTCACAATTATCTCCTTATAACTTCCTGCCCTCCCTTATACAGATCATTTCAAATAAAACTGAAGATTCAAATGACCTTGATTTAGTGGTGGATCCTAAGGATGCAGCAATTGCATTACTTGAGCAGGTTATACTAGGAGAAGATGAAAATAACAGAATTTCGAAAGCTATGGACATCATATCTGAAAATGGAATTCCTGCATTGCTTAATTGCCTAAACAGGGAGGATGGACGGCATTCCATTGTATTCATACTATTGCAGTGTATTAATGCAGATAGAAATTGTAGGAACTTAATAGCGAGTAGAATTGAGCTGTCTCCTGTGCTTGAGTTATTTCATGCTGGAGACGATAACGTGAGAGGCATATGCATAGAATTTCTTACTGAGTTGGTTCAGTTGAGCAG GACTGAATATGCTTGTTTTTCCAGGAGAACACTTTCCAACCAAATATTGCAGATAATTAAAGATGAGGGAGCATTTAGCACCATGCACACTCTTCTTGTCTATCTACAAATGGCTCCAATGGAGCAGCAATCCTCCATCGCTATTCTTCTGCTTCAGCTTGATCTCTTG GTTGAACCTCGAAAGATGAGCATCTACAGAGAAGAGGCAATAGAGGCACTTATTGAAGCACTTCGTAAAAAAGACTTCCCCAATTCTCAAATTACAGCTCTTGATGCTTTATCATCTCTTTTAGGACGTCTAACCATGTCAGGAAAATCCTGCACGGAAGTCTGGTTACTGAAATCTGCAGGATATGACAAACCCTATAATGCTTTAATGAAAGCAGAGAAGCAGAAATTTTATGACGTTGAATTGACTGAAACAATG GAAGAGGAAGAGAAAGCTGCAATTTCCTGGGAGAGAAGGGTAGCTTTTGTACTCTGCAACCATGAGAAAGGCATGATTTTCAAAGCCCTGGAAGAATGCCTGAAGAGTAATTCCATTGAGATTGCAAAGTCGTGCCTTGTAATCGCCACATGGCTTGTCCACATGCTATATAGTCTTCCTGATACAGGAGTCAGAGATGCTGCTCGAAAGTGTCTACTTGACCAGTTCATAAATGTATTACAGTCATCAAAGAATCTTGAGGAGAAGATTTTGGTAACCCTTGCATTAAGTGCTTTCACCAATGATCCAG GTGCCGCTGGTGAACTTGGAGTGTATGCTAAATGCATGTATAAAACACTAAGAAAACTCAAGCGCAACTCTGTAGTGGTCAATGATATACTGAAAACCTTAATGAACTTGCCTTCGGTTAATGCA GCAGATATGTGGTCTTGTGCTGAAGGGCCTGAGTTGAATTCTAGCATGAACGGCGAGGTTCTGGCATTGCTTCACGTAAAAGGCCGCGTCATAAGCAGTCATTCTGATGGAACTATAAAG GTGTGGGATGCAACAAAGAGGGTTCCAAGGTTGATTCAGGAAGTGCGTGAACACACAAAGGCTGTGACATGCCTCTATATACCTTCTCCAGGTGACAAACTATATAGTGGCTCCCTGGACAAAACGATTCGG GTCTGGGCAATCAAACAAGAAGAAATTCACTGTGTTCAGGTCCATGATGTAAAGGAGGCAGTGCTTGAGTTAGTAGCAAATAACAGTATTGCATGCTTTGCCCCTCAAGGAACTGGAGTTAAG ATCTACAACTGGTCAGGTGTGCCAAAACATATCAACTTCAACAAAACCGTCAAATGCCTAGCCATGATGGGCGATAAACTCTATTGTGGTTGCACTGCTTTCAGTATCCAG GAGGTCGATTTACAAAAGCATACATCGACCGTATTCTACTCTGGTGCAAGAAAACTGCTGGGGAAACAAATTGTACAGTCTCTTCATGTTCATGACAGTCTTCTCTTTGCTGGAGGTTCTTCCGTTGATGGTATTGCAGGGAAG GtattttctttatcaacaaaggCAGTAACGGGATCACTGACAACTGGACTCGATATTCAGTGCATAACTGTAAACAATGATTTTATATTTACTGCCACAAGATTTGGAACAATCGAGGTGTGGTTAAAAGAAAGAGTTACAAGAGTTGCTTCAATCAAGATGGGCAGTGGGGGCAATGCAAAGATCACATGTTTGACATCAGACAGGGATGGACAAATGCTTTTTGCTGGCTCTTCTGATGGCAAAATTCAG GCTTGGGTGCTGGATTGA